One Amaranthus tricolor cultivar Red isolate AtriRed21 chromosome 1, ASM2621246v1, whole genome shotgun sequence DNA window includes the following coding sequences:
- the LOC130810669 gene encoding uncharacterized protein LOC130810669, with product MHPSQEVLYFSTAREIWKDLEERYDQSSGPQLFTLQQSLAELYQTSSMSVAEFFTKMKALWDQINGNNPIPVCSRNKCSCDLTQKFLKAQEDERIVYFLMKLNPKFANVRTNILMMQPLPNIALAYRLIIHEEKQQSITEISSQNDQPMAFAGNFNRRPEFKKTYIQQNTSQSHNNLENVPRSYQGGITQRKPNGFMNGAMQCTYCHKRGHNKENCWELKEFPPGHPKYKGKKAAHVALIDDTENDEVTISNNQYQQYIQWLNKQQKDSKTEYLLIFIF from the exons ATGCATCCATCTCAAGAAGTGTTATACTTTTCTACTGCAAGAGAGATTTGGAAAGACCTAGAAGAAAGATATGATCAAAGTTCAGGACCACAACTTTTCACCCTTCAACAGAGTTTGGCTGAATTATATCAGACCTCTTCAATGTCTGTTGCAGAATTTTTCACAAAAATGAAGGCTTTGTGGGATCAAATTAATGGAAATAATCCTATTCCAGTATGCAGCCGCAACAAATGCTCTTGCGATCTAACTCAGAAATTTTTAAAGGCCCAAGAAGATGAAAGAATTGTGTACTTCTTAATGAAATTAAATCCAAAATTTGCCAATGTCAGAACCAATATTTTAATGATGCAACCATTACCTAACATTGCTCTGGCCTACAGATTGATCATTCATGAAGAAAAGCAACAAAGTATAACAGAAATCTCTTCACAAAATGATCAACCAATGGCATTTGCAGGAAATTTCAATAGAAGACCAGAATTCAAGAAAACATATATTCAACAGAATACTTCTCAATCTCATAACAATCTTGAGAATGTTCCAAGATCTTATCAAGGAGGTATCACTCAAAGAAAGCCTAATGGATTCATGAACGGTGCTATGCAATGCACATACTGTCATAAAAGAGGTCATAATAAAGAAAACTGCTGGGAGTTGAAAGAATTTCCACCTGGACATCCAAAGTACAAAGGCAAGAAAGCAGCACATGTAGCACTTATTGATGATACAGAAAATGATGAAGTCACTATCTCAAATAATCAATATCAACAATACATACAATGGCTAAATAAACAGCAAAAGGATAGCAAGACaga GTACTTGCTTATTTTCATCTTCTAA